DNA from Onychomys torridus chromosome 1, mOncTor1.1, whole genome shotgun sequence:
ATCCTTCAGCTTCAGCTCCTCCTTCAACCAGCATGAGCAGACTCACACAGTTGACAATCCCTATGAGTGCAGTGAGTTATGGGAAGGCCTTTCAGCAAATTATCCACCTTACCCAGCACCTTCGAACCACAATGGAAAGAAGCCCTGTCATTGGGAATTTGGCAAAGCCTTGACCAAACATCAaatccacactggagagaagccttatgGAGGCTGTGAGTGGGAGAAAGCCTTCACACAGGAGAAAAGTCATATGAATGCAATGACTGTGGCAAGGCCTTCGGGGAAAATAATGGGGAAAAGCTTGCTTGCTTCCCTGATTCAGCATCAAAGGAGCCACACAGGAGAGAAGGTCTATGAACGTAGTGAGTGTAGAGCCTTCAGCCAGTATTTCTTTCTCATAGAACAGCAGAGGATTCACACCAAAGAAAAGCCTTATGGATGCAATGAATGTGGGAAATCCTTCAGCCACAGCTCATCACTCAGCCAGTATGAAAGGACACACACTGGGAAAAAGCCTTATGAGCGTCAGGATTGTGACAAGGCCTTCAATTAGAGCACCCAATCTTACTCAGCACCAGAGGATCCATAGGAGAGAAACCATACAAGTACAAGGACTGTGACAAAGCCTTCACACACAGCTCTTCTCTTACCAAACACTAGAGAACTCATACCTACTCCACGTGCAGAAGCCTTAAGCCAATCCATCCAGTACTAGACTTACCACTGTCATTCTCTTGagaacacaaatatacataaagttGTCAAGTACCACACTCTTCTCAGAGGTATCAGAAATGACAGTGACCATCAAGCTCAAAGTCATTCCTAGATCTAAACAGTAAGAAAACGTGGACACCATCAACACGGGTCCAACAACCTTGAATGCTCATTAATGTATTCTAGTATCTACAAAGAAGAAATTGAACAAGTACAGGTCAGTGATAATTTTTGTCCTCATTTGTTTTCAAAGATTTACCATATTTCAAATCGGAGCTGTTCAAAGTGGTGAGAAATTTAAAAGAACTAAATGACGTCAGAATTTGCTATTATTGCACATGATAGATACTCTTGAAGTGGTGCTTAAGAATAGGTCaagttgccaggtggtggcggcacacatctgtaatcccagcacttgggaggcagagccaggcagatctctgtgagttcgaggccagcctgggctaccaagcgagttccaggaaaggcgcgaagctacactggaaaccctgtctcgaaaaaccaaaaaaaaaaaaaaatagcggCGGTTTTAGTTTTCGCCGCAGGCGCGTCATTGGATGCCCGGCCTGGGAGGGCTCTAGATCCGGCTGCGAGGATGAGCCTGGGCCATGAGAGGTGATAGTTACAAGCTGCACAGATGATTAAGTAGCAGAGGAGATTAGAACTCAGGTTTCCGGCCTCCCAAGATTGTTAAACATGAGTCT
Protein-coding regions in this window:
- the LOC118585350 gene encoding zinc finger protein 135-like, with product MRLRTKGRDRKRTRGPLGGVVGAQAQSQLVAAASVLRFGEQQRIHTKEKPYGCNECGKSFSHSSSLSQYERTHTGKKPYERQDCDKAFN